A stretch of the Channa argus isolate prfri chromosome 9, Channa argus male v1.0, whole genome shotgun sequence genome encodes the following:
- the f5 gene encoding coagulation factor V isoform X2, with translation MRLCACAGARPLLPVLVLLAVLHVKADPGQPRERRYYVAAVEIDWKYSDNATLGFGPTYKKVVFREYEKDFKQPKTHPSWLGLVGPTLRAEEGETLVVTFRNMAKGPYSIHPHGVAYGKQSEGANYFDNTSQKEKEDDVVLPNCEHVYYWEVTSDVAPQPHDPTCLTYTYISHQNVVEDYNSGLVGTLLICKPGSLDESGKQIGAHHEYVFLFGVFDEKASKYKSTAQASDEQVKYTINGYTKGSLPDVSICAHAPVNLHLLGMSSEPELFSVHMNGQVLRQTGHKVSSVGLISGSSTTASMVALYTGRWMLSSRTVKHVEAGMHGFVNVEKCDGFEAPRRRMTIEQKRQSREWKYYIAAEEIVWDYAPEIPKHIDQDFKDQYLKQSSTRIGQRYKKAVYVLYTNESFTVEKENKQRKDELGILGPVIRAQIRDVITIVFKNKASRPYSIYPHGLTIEKSQEGFNYPEGGNQSYGVQPGETHTYVWRVVEEDEPLEADSRCLTRMYHSAVDAPRDITSGLIGPMLICKSQSLNVRNVQLKADKEQHAGFAVFDENKSWYLDYNIRQYSDQSKVNKADPDFYKSNVMHTINGYVFESNERLGFCNGEVVTWHVSSIGAQDYVQTATFYGHSFELNDRQEDFLNLYPMTGETITMNMDNIGVWLLASLNSHETTKGMRLMFQDVECYRDYQYDYGDHDDESPQEEFRTWQPPKFDVKKEEEKMNKSVIEKPTETDIYTEMFAKELGLRSLNKSFTASDVEMLDLSYINYDAMPEDTNIKSNSNMTKRNNTSALNSITINETLISDLKMVGGGNLTAVSSLNQSISENTTDTQTNSVKTTFNAYSVSKRENETIFSNWTEVSSGNVMVASSLNESLSANTTQRQNTSAESIFKPENKGIFERLLDLLFSNWKEADGGKLNTVHSLDHSSSGNTSQMHNKSADTLFNNLAPSETVNTSVILLKNNSIITKVSASEVDNCVKSETKNTAVKNAVALSGGEKDGNVLSSKNNQLSLGSTLVEDTEQRLTRGDVFFYPGPLDNSSTVSVQSASEGNVSVPALLEVKEEDKAATKHDNVLENPVNCSSAIPATDVEEITIVSVETHNLTISELEMTNIKTSDSDSLELNYTTNSSETSGLKNITVNVLENLSLHNVTVDLDRSISSEISLESGENVTLTGKFNHTSPVESFLNGTTASSNISSTAGGNDTSEELSLPDREEVFIYFKEKDTQGIKTTSVKTQDQNWTYDGTYQVVPMDIPDDMIKYFDNKTPEAAPAPKKTKTVTLRKRPEKGQGMKTKRKKEYKPQVRSGLLFSPRGFNPGMTPRGSRPNEPKAVFDDEELINEPVVIGIPRPDFSDYELYVPGEEPDHLGVDEHDVKGDEYEFVTYKDPYNDHNDIKNLNQDEATKYYVKNIPNVKMYFIAAEEVEWDYGGYGQRRHEKSQANSHETTFTKVVFRGYIDSSFTTPDIRGEIDEHLGILGPMIKAEVGQSILVVFRNNANRPYSLHPNGVSYTKQTEGLSYEDGSKYWYQYDNEVRPNTTFTYLWKVPSAVGPSPGESNCRTWAYYSGVNPERDIHSGLIGPLLVCRKGSLNGNESSPRDFTLLFMTFDESQSWYYEKNRETIQRKTQRRIIYPEAKEKFKFHSINGIIYNLKGLRMYTNQLVCWHLINLGSHKDFQSVHFHGQTFLHKKTTSYRQAVYPLLPGSFATLEMYPSKPGLWQLETEVGFNQQKGMQTLFLILDNDCYRPLGIESGAVKDEQITANEARGSWGAHLARLNNKGKYNAWSTDVNNSWIQVDFQRPVVISQVATQGAMQVFYSQFVVQYAISYSTDRRNWIFYKGDSRDLRKVFPGNQEAYETKMNTFFPPMVGRFIRLHPINWYNKATLRMEFYGCEVDESTAT, from the exons ATGAGGCTCTGTGCCTGCGCTGGAGCTCGGCCTCTCCTGCCCGTCCTGGTTCTTCTAGCTGTCCTTCACGTCAAAGCAGACCCAGGTCAACCCAGGGAGAGACGCTACTACGTCGCTGCTGTCGAGATAGACTGGAAATACTCGGACAATGCAACACTCGG GTTTGGTCCCACCTATAAGAAAGTGGTCTTTCGGGAGTATGAGAAAGACTTCAAACAGCCTAAGACTCATCCTTCTTGGTTAG GCCTGGTGGGACCCACGCTGAGGGCCGAGGAGGGGGAGACGCTTGTCGTGACGTTCAGGAACATGGCGAAGGGACCATACAGCATCCACCCACACGGAGTGGCTTACGGGAAACAGTCGGAGG GGGCCAACTACTTTGACAACACTTcgcagaaggagaaagaggatgACGTCGTGCTGCCCAACTGTGAACATGTTTATTACTGGGAGGTGACGTCAGACGTTGCTCCGCAGCCACACGACCCCACCTGCCTCACCTACACCTACATCTCCCACCAAAATGTTGTCGAGGACTACAACTCAGGCCTCGTTGGAACTTTGCTCATCTGCAAACCTG GCAGTCTAGACGAGTCGGGGAAGCAGATTGGCGCCCACCACGAGTACGTTTTCCTCTTTGGGGTTTTTGACGAGAAAGCCAGCAAGTACAAATCAACCGCCCAAGCCTCAGACGAGCAAGTCAAATACACCATCAATGGATACACAAAGGGATCGCTGCCTG ATGTCAGCATCTGTGCTCACGCCCCTGTGAACCTGCACCTGCTGGGCATGAGCTCCGAGCCGGAGCTGTTCTCGGTGCACATGAACGGGCAGGTGCTGCGGCAGACCGGGCACAAAGTCTCTTCGGTGGGGCTGATCAGTGGCTCCTCCACCACGGCGAGCATGGTGGCTCTCTACACGGGCCGCTGGATGCTCTCCTCACGCACCGTCAAGCACGTAGAAG CTGGCATGCATGGGTTCGTGAACGTCGAGAAGTGTGACGGCTTCGAAGCCCCCCGGCGAAGGATGACTATTgagcaaaaaagacaaagcagggAGTGGAAATACTACATAGCTGCAGAGGAAATTGTCTGGGACTATGCACCTGAAATACCTAAGCACATTGACCA GGACTTCAAGGACCAGTACCTGAAACAGTCGTCAACACGCATAGGTCAGAGGTACAAAAAGGCCGTGTACGTTTTGTACACGAATGAGTCGTTCACCGTAGAGAAGGAGAACAAGCAGAGGAAAGACGAGCTTGGGATCTTGGGTCCAGTGATCAGAGCACAAATCAGGGACGTCATCACG AttgtttttaagaacaaggcCTCCAGACCCTACAGTATCTATCCACACGGACTGACCATTGAGAAGTCACAAGAAGGATTCAACTACCCAGAAGGAG GTAACCAGTCTTACGGAGTTCAGCCAGGTGAGACACACACCTATGTGTGGAGAGTGGTTGAAGAGGACGAGCCTTTGGAGGCCGACTCCCGGTGTTTGACCCGAATGTACCACAGTGCAGTGGACGCGCCTCGTGATATCACCTCAGGACTGATAGGACCAATGCTCATCTGCAAGAGTCAGTCCCTCAATGTCAGGAATGTGCAG CTGAAAGCAGACAAGGAGCAGCACGCCGGGTTTGCTGTGTTTGATGAAAACAAGAGCTGGTACCTGGATTACAACATTCGCCAGTACAGTGATCAATCCAAAGTCAACAAGGCAGACCCGGACTTTTATAAGTCCAATGTCATGCACA CGATCAACGGTTATGTGTTTGAGAGCAACGAGCGTTTGGGCTTCTGCAATGGTGAGGTTGTGACGTGGCATGTTTCCAGCATTGGAGCTCAGGACTACGTCCAGACTGCTACGTTCTACGGCCATTCGTTTGAGCTGAATGATCGTCAGGAGGACTTCCTCAACCTCTACCCCATGACTGGAGAAACCATCACTATGAACATGGACAACATTG GTGTTTGGCTTCTGGCTTCCCTGAACTCCCATGAGACAACCAAAGGGATGCGTTTGATGTTTCAGGACGTCGAGTGCTACCGTGACTACCAGTATGACTACGGTGACCATGATGATGAATCACCGCAAGAAGAATTTCGTACGTGGCAGCCTCCGAAGTTTGACgtgaagaaggaggaggagaagatgaaCAAATCTGTCATAGAAAAGCCTACAGAGACAGATATTTAcactgaaatgtttgcaaaagaACTAGGTCTAAGGTCACTGAACAAAAGCTTTACAGCATCAGATGTGGAAATGCTGGACTTGTCTTACATAAATTATGACGCTATGCCTGAAGATACAAACATCAAGTCTAATTCCAATATGACAAAGAGGAACAACACCTCGGCTCTGAACTCGATTACAATAAACGAGACATTAATTTCAGATTTAAAGATGGTTGGTGGAGGAAATCTGACAGCGGTTAGTTCTCTGAACCAAAGCATTAGTGAGAACACAACAGATACACAAACTAATAGCGTTAAAACAACTTTTAATGCTTATTCTGTGAGCAAAAGAGAGAACGAGACAATATTTTCCAATTGGACAGAGGTCAGTAGCGGAAACGTGATGGTGGCTAGTTCGCTGAACGAAAGCTTAAGTGCAAATACAACGCAGAGACAGAACACAAGTGCTGAATCCATTTTTAAACCAGAAAACAAAGGTATATTTGAAAGGTTAttggatttattattttcaaactgGAAAGAGGCTGATGGAGGAAAGCTAAACACGGTTCATTCACTGGACCACAGCAGCAGTGGGAACACATCACAGATGCATAATAAGAGCGCTGACACACTTTTCAACAACTTGGCTCCATCTGAAACTGTAAATACTTCTGTTATATTACTAAAGAACAACAGTATAATTACAAAGGTTAGTGCTTCTGAGGTAGACAATTGTGTAAAGTCTGAAACGAAgaacacagcagtaaaaaatGCTGTGGCGTTATCAGGGGGTGAGAAAGATGGAAATGTACTTTCCAGCAAAAACAACCAGTTGTCTTTGGGCTCCACCCTTGTGGAGGACACTGAGCAACGACTCACTAGAGGGGATGTGTTCTTTTACCCTGGGCCACTGGACAATTCCAGCACCGTCAGTGTCCAGAGTGCATCAGAGGGCAATGTGTCTGTCCCAGCTCTGCTGGAAGTAAAGGAAGAGGACAAGGCAGCAACTAAACATGACAATGTGTTAGAAAATCCAGTAAACTGTTCATCGGCAATCCCGGCAACTGATGTTGAAGAGATTACCATCGTCAGCGTAGAAACACACAACTTGACCATCTCTGAGTTGGAGATGACAAACATCAAAACCAGTGACAGTGACTCTTTAGAGTTGAATTACACGACAAATTCCTCTGAGACATCAGGCCTTAAAAATATAACAGTTAATGTCCTTGAAAATTTGTCTTTACACAATGTCACAGTAGATTTAGACAGATCAATTTCATCAGAGATTAGTTTGGAGAGTGGGGAGAATGTGACACTTACTGGCAAATTCAACCACACATCACCTGTGGAAAGCTTCTTAAATGGGACTACAGCTTCAAGTAACATCTCCAGCACTGCAGGAGGAAATGACACCTCTGAGGAGCTAAGTCTCCCAGACAGAGAAGAAGTGTTTATCTACTTTAAAGAAAAGGATACACAAGGTATTAAAACAACCTCTGTCAAAACGCAAGACCAGAACTGGACTTACGATGGGACTTACCAAGTGGTGCCTATGGATATTCCTGACGACatgattaaatattttgataacAAGACCCCTGAAGCAGCACCAGCCCCAAAAAAGACCAAGACGGTGACTCTCCGAAAGAGGCCCGAGAAGGGCCAAGGCATGAAaaccaagaggaagaaagagtaCAAGCCTCAGGTCAGGAGTGGTTTACTGTTTTCGCCTCGTGGATTCAACCCAGGCATGACCCCGCGTGGTTCACGACCCAATGAACCAAAAGCTGTCTTTGATGATGAAGAACTCATTAATGAACCTGTGGTCATCGGCATACCGCGACCTGACTTCAGTGACTATGAACTTTATGTTCCTGGGGAAGAACCAGATCATCTAGGGGTGGATGAGCATGACGTGAAAGGAGATGAATATGAGTTTGTGACCTACAAAGACCCCTACAACGATCACAACGACATCAAAAATCTTAATCAGGATGAGGCCACCAAATACTACGTGAAAAACATACcgaatgtgaaaatgtatttcatcgCAGCAGAGGAGGTTGAGTGGGACTATGGTGGCTACGGACAGAG GAGGCATGAAAAGTCGCAAGCCAACAGCCATGAGACCACGTTCACTAAAGTGGTTTTCAGGGGTTATATAGACAGTAGCTTCACTACGCCGGACATCCGTGGAGAGATAGATGAGCATCTAGGCATCCTGGGACCTATGATCAAGGCCGAGGTTGGACAAAGCATTCTG GTTGTGTTCAGGAACAACGCCAACCGTCCGTACTCCCTACATCCAAATGGGGTTTCCTATACCAAACAGACAGAGGGTCTGTCCTATGAGGATGGTTCCAAGTACTGGTACCAATATGACAATGAGGTTCGACCCAATACAACCTTCACATATCTATGGAAGGTCCCATCGGCGGTTGGGCCATCACCCGGAGAGTCCAACTGTCGAACTTGGGCCTACTATTCAGGTGTTAATCCT GAAAGAGACATCCACTCTGGTTTGATTGGTCCTTTGCTGGTGTGTCGAAAGGGCAGCCTGAACGGGAACGAATCCAGTCCGAGGGACTTCACGCTGCTATTTATGACCTTTGATGAGTCCCAGAGCTGGTACTATGAGAAGAACCGCGAAACGATTCAGAGGAAAACCCAAAGGAGAATTATTTACCCCGAAGCCAAGGAGAAGTTTAAGTTTCACT CCATCAATGGCATTATATACAACCTAAAGGGCCTCAGAATGTACACCAACCAGCTCGTGTGCTGGCACCTGATCAACTTGGGTTCTCACAAAGACTTTCAGAGCGTCCACTTCCACGGACAAACGTTCCTTCACAAGAAGACCACCAGCTACAGACAGGCTGTCTACCCACTACTGCCTG GGAGCTTTGCTACTTTGGAGATGTATCCATCCAAGCCTGGCCTGTGGCAGCTGGAGACAGAAGTTGGTTTCAACCAGCAGAAGGGCATGCAGACCCTCTTCCTGATTCTAGATAATG ACTGCTATCGTCCACTGGGAATAGAATCGGGTGCCGTGAAAGACGAACAGATCACAGCAAATGAGGCTAGAG GATCCTGGGGGGCCCATCTTGCCAGACTGAACAACAAGGGTAAATACAATGCATGGAGCACAGATGTGAACAACAGCTGGATTCAG GTGGACTTTCAGCGACCGGTCGTGATCAGCCAGGTGGCCACGCAGGGAGCCATGCAGGTATTCTATTCCCAGTTTGTGGTCCAGTACGCCATCTCTTACAGCACCGACCGCCGCAACTGGATCTTCTACAAGGGCGACAGCAGGGACCTTAGGAAG GTGTTCCCGGGGAACCAGGAAGCCTATGAGACAAAGATGAACACCTTCTTTCCTCCGATGGTTGGACGGTTCATCAGGCTTCATCCCATCAACTGGTACAACAAGGCCACACTTCGCATGGAGTTCTACGGCTGTGAGGTGGACG AGAGCACAGCCACATAA